The proteins below are encoded in one region of Amycolatopsis magusensis:
- a CDS encoding bifunctional 3,4-dihydroxy-2-butanone-4-phosphate synthase/GTP cyclohydrolase II → MSEIDEWAPASGQTPAGPGAHAAAIDRAIADIRAGKPVVVVDDEDRENEGDLIFAAEKATPELLAFMVRYTSGYVCVALTEQDCERLDLPPMYHTNQDQRGTAYTVTVDAAAGISTGISAADRCHTIRLLADPKSDSTDFRRPGHVVPLRAKEGGVLRRPGHTEASVDLARLAGLSPAGVLCEIVSQKDEGDMARRDELEVFAADHDLQLITIADLIAYRRRTESQVERVAEARIPLAHGTFRAVGYDSLLDGIEHVAFVYGDIGDGEDILVRVHSECLTGDVFGSLRCDCGPQLDAALAAVAEEGRGIVLYVRGHEGRGIGLLHKLQAYQLQDAGADTVDANLALGVPADARDYGTGAQILCDLGVKSMRLLTNNPAKRVGLEGYGLRVTGRMPLPISPNPENLRYLKTKRDRMGHDLSQLEHFDDVGAVGAVGGDDVVNGGGGR, encoded by the coding sequence ATGAGTGAGATCGACGAGTGGGCGCCGGCGAGCGGACAGACCCCGGCCGGACCCGGCGCGCACGCCGCCGCGATCGACCGGGCGATCGCCGACATCCGGGCGGGCAAGCCGGTGGTCGTGGTCGACGACGAGGACCGCGAGAACGAGGGTGACCTCATCTTCGCCGCGGAGAAGGCCACGCCGGAGCTGCTCGCGTTCATGGTGCGCTACACCTCGGGCTACGTCTGCGTCGCGCTGACCGAACAGGACTGCGAGCGCCTCGACCTGCCGCCGATGTACCACACGAACCAGGACCAGCGCGGCACCGCGTACACGGTCACGGTGGACGCCGCCGCGGGCATCAGCACCGGCATCTCGGCCGCCGACCGCTGTCACACGATCCGGTTGCTGGCCGATCCGAAGTCCGATTCCACCGACTTCCGCCGCCCCGGCCACGTGGTGCCGCTGCGTGCGAAGGAGGGCGGCGTGCTGCGCCGGCCAGGGCACACCGAGGCGTCGGTCGACCTGGCTCGACTCGCCGGGCTGTCACCCGCCGGGGTGCTCTGCGAGATCGTGTCGCAGAAGGACGAGGGCGACATGGCCCGCCGCGACGAGCTCGAGGTGTTCGCCGCCGACCACGACCTGCAGCTGATCACCATCGCCGACCTGATCGCCTACCGGCGGCGGACCGAGAGCCAGGTCGAGCGGGTGGCCGAGGCCCGCATCCCGCTGGCCCACGGCACCTTCCGCGCGGTCGGCTACGACAGCCTGCTCGACGGCATCGAGCACGTCGCGTTCGTCTACGGTGACATCGGCGACGGCGAGGACATCCTGGTCCGCGTGCACTCCGAGTGCCTCACCGGCGATGTGTTCGGCTCGCTGCGCTGCGACTGCGGCCCGCAGCTCGACGCCGCGCTCGCCGCCGTGGCGGAGGAAGGCCGCGGGATCGTGCTCTACGTGCGCGGGCACGAGGGCCGGGGGATCGGCCTGCTGCACAAGCTGCAGGCCTACCAGTTGCAGGACGCCGGGGCCGACACGGTGGACGCGAACCTGGCGCTCGGCGTGCCCGCCGACGCCCGCGACTACGGCACCGGCGCGCAGATCCTGTGCGACCTCGGCGTGAAGTCGATGCGGCTGCTGACGAACAACCCGGCCAAGCGCGTCGGCCTGGAGGGCTACGGCCTGCGCGTGACCGGCCGCATGCCGCTGCCGATTTCGCCCAACCCGGAGAACCTGCGCTACCTCAAGACCAAGCGCGACCGGATGGGGCACGACCTGTCCCAGCTGGAGCACTTCGACGACGTGGGCGCTGTCGGCGCCGTGGGCGGCGACGACGTGGTGAACGGGGGTGGCGGCCGGTGA
- a CDS encoding riboflavin synthase → MFTGIVEELGEITAVEQLTHAARLAVRGPVVTSDAKHGDSIAVNGVCLTVVEVSGDTFTVDVVHETLQRSSLAKVAKGDRVNLERATALGDRLGGHIMQGHVDGTGVFLSRDPDGLTHFALPPALARYVVEKGSIAVDGVSLTVAAIGAEEFSIALIPTTLELTTLGRREPGDSVNLEVDVLAKYVEKLAAPHLPTAGTHTVDNGGTDGGTKEQRG, encoded by the coding sequence CCGTGGAGCAGCTCACCCACGCCGCCCGGCTGGCCGTGCGGGGGCCGGTGGTCACCTCGGACGCCAAGCACGGCGACTCCATCGCGGTCAACGGCGTCTGCCTGACCGTGGTCGAGGTGAGCGGCGACACGTTCACCGTGGATGTGGTGCACGAGACACTTCAGCGCTCCAGCCTGGCCAAGGTCGCCAAGGGTGACCGGGTCAACCTGGAGCGCGCGACCGCGCTGGGCGACCGGCTCGGCGGGCACATCATGCAGGGTCACGTGGACGGCACCGGGGTGTTCCTGTCCAGGGACCCGGACGGGCTGACCCACTTCGCGCTGCCGCCCGCGCTGGCCAGGTACGTGGTGGAGAAGGGGTCGATCGCGGTGGACGGGGTGTCGCTGACCGTGGCCGCGATCGGTGCCGAGGAGTTCTCCATCGCGCTCATCCCGACCACGCTCGAGCTGACCACTCTCGGCAGGCGGGAACCGGGCGATTCGGTCAACCTCGAGGTCGACGTGCTGGCGAAGTACGTGGAGAAGCTGGCTGCGCCACATCTGCCGACGGCCGGGACGCACACGGTGGACAATGGCGGTACTGACGGCGGCACCAAGGAGCAGCGCGGATGA